In a genomic window of Streptomyces sp. NBC_01231:
- a CDS encoding crotonase/enoyl-CoA hydratase family protein — MAGTEHLTVRREGATLVLTLNRPDAKNALSLSMLVGLYDGWIEADADDEIRSIVLTGAGGAFCAGMDLKALAGQGMAGEHLRDRLKADPDLHWKAMLRHHRPRKPVIAAVEGYCVAGGTEILQGTDIRVAGESATFGLFEVRRGLFPIGGSTVRLQRQIPRTHALEMLLTGRPYSAREAADIGLIGHVVPDGGALAKALEIAEQINACGPLAVEAVKASVYETAELTEADGLAAELERGWPVFDTADAKEGARAFAEKRPPEYKRA, encoded by the coding sequence ATGGCTGGGACGGAACACCTCACGGTGCGGCGCGAAGGCGCCACCCTGGTACTCACGCTCAACAGGCCCGACGCCAAGAACGCGCTCTCGCTGTCGATGCTGGTCGGTCTGTACGACGGCTGGATCGAGGCCGACGCCGACGACGAGATCCGCTCGATCGTGCTCACCGGCGCCGGCGGTGCGTTCTGCGCGGGCATGGACCTCAAGGCCCTCGCCGGACAGGGCATGGCGGGCGAGCACCTCCGGGACCGCCTGAAGGCAGACCCAGACCTGCACTGGAAGGCGATGCTGCGCCACCACCGCCCCCGCAAGCCGGTGATCGCCGCCGTCGAGGGGTACTGCGTCGCCGGCGGCACCGAGATCCTCCAGGGCACCGACATCCGGGTCGCGGGCGAGTCCGCGACCTTCGGTCTGTTCGAGGTCAGGCGCGGCCTCTTCCCGATCGGCGGCTCCACGGTCCGGCTGCAACGCCAGATCCCGCGCACCCACGCCCTGGAGATGCTGCTCACCGGCCGCCCCTACAGCGCCCGCGAGGCCGCCGACATCGGCCTGATCGGCCATGTCGTCCCCGACGGCGGCGCGCTCGCCAAGGCGCTGGAGATCGCCGAACAGATCAACGCCTGCGGCCCGCTCGCCGTCGAGGCCGTCAAGGCCTCGGTGTACGAGACCGCGGAACTGACCGAGGCCGACGGACTCGCCGCCGAACTCGAGCGCGGCTGGCCCGTCTTCGACACCGCCGACGCCAAGGAGGGCGCCCGCGCCTTCGCGGAGAAGCGACCGCCCGAGTACAAGCGCGCCTGA
- a CDS encoding OB-fold domain-containing protein — MPEVLQAPLVVEFPFTRSLGPVQSAFLTGLRERVVLGVRTGDGRVLVPPVEYDPVTAEEIGGLVEVAQTGTVTTWAWNHAPRRGQPLATPFAWALVRLDGADTALLHALDAPGPDAVHTGMRVRIRWADERSGAITDIACFEPYDGADQPEPAGHSGEFENPVTGIVAAARLDYTYSPGRAQSAYIHALGDRRMVGERCPSCTKVYVPPRGACPTCGVATSEQVEVGPGGTVTTYCIVNIKAAHTANLDIEVPYVYAHIALDGADLALHGRIGGIPYDQVRMGLRVEAVWTDDSRYPDHYRPNGEPDADYDTYRELL; from the coding sequence ATGCCCGAAGTCCTCCAAGCCCCGCTCGTCGTCGAGTTCCCGTTCACCCGCTCCCTCGGCCCCGTCCAGAGCGCCTTCCTGACCGGCCTGCGCGAACGTGTCGTCCTCGGCGTACGCACCGGCGACGGTCGCGTTCTCGTACCGCCCGTCGAGTACGACCCCGTCACCGCCGAGGAGATCGGCGGCCTGGTCGAGGTGGCCCAAACCGGCACCGTCACCACCTGGGCCTGGAACCACGCCCCCCGCCGCGGCCAGCCGCTGGCCACCCCGTTCGCCTGGGCCCTGGTACGCCTCGACGGCGCCGACACCGCCCTCCTGCACGCTCTCGACGCCCCCGGGCCGGACGCCGTGCACACCGGCATGCGGGTCCGGATCCGCTGGGCCGACGAACGCTCCGGCGCCATCACGGACATCGCCTGCTTCGAGCCGTACGATGGTGCCGACCAGCCCGAACCCGCCGGGCACAGCGGCGAGTTCGAGAACCCGGTCACCGGCATCGTCGCCGCCGCCCGCCTCGACTACACCTACTCGCCCGGCCGCGCCCAGTCCGCCTACATCCACGCACTGGGCGACCGGCGCATGGTCGGCGAGCGCTGCCCGTCCTGCACCAAGGTGTACGTACCGCCGAGGGGCGCCTGCCCCACATGTGGTGTCGCCACATCCGAACAGGTCGAGGTGGGTCCGGGCGGCACGGTGACCACGTACTGCATCGTCAACATCAAGGCTGCGCATACGGCGAATCTCGACATCGAGGTGCCGTACGTCTACGCCCACATCGCCCTCGACGGTGCCGACCTCGCCCTGCACGGCCGGATCGGCGGCATTCCCTACGACCAGGTGCGCATGGGCCTGCGCGTCGAAGCCGTGTGGACGGACGACTCCCGCTACCCCGACCACTACCGGCCGAACGGCGAACCCGACGCGGACTACGACACCTACAGGGAGCTGTTGTGA
- a CDS encoding thiolase domain-containing protein produces the protein MTREIAVVAFAQTDHRRTSHDLSEVEMLMPVLHDVLAQTGLKTADIGFTCSGSSDYLAGRAFSFTLALDGVGAWPPISESHVEMDGAWALYEAWTKLLTGDADTALVYSYGKSSPGSVRDVLTRQLDPYYVAPLWPDSVALAALQAQALIDAGDTDEPELAAVAARSREDASANPHAQLRGAVEQGEYVVRPLRTGDCPPIGDGAAAVILAAGDRARELCARPAWIRGIDHRIEAHSLGVRDLTDSPSTRLAAEKAGAFDRPVDTAELHAPFTSQEVVLRKALRLRDDVRVNPSGGALAAHSVMAAGLVRIGEAAARVHRGESDRALAHATSGPCLQQNLVAVLEGDPR, from the coding sequence GTGACGCGAGAGATTGCGGTCGTCGCCTTCGCGCAGACCGACCACCGACGCACCTCGCACGACCTCTCCGAGGTCGAGATGCTGATGCCGGTGCTGCACGACGTCCTCGCCCAGACCGGCCTGAAGACCGCCGACATCGGCTTCACCTGCTCCGGCTCCAGCGACTACCTCGCCGGGCGCGCCTTCTCCTTCACCCTCGCCCTCGACGGCGTCGGAGCCTGGCCGCCGATCTCCGAGTCGCACGTCGAGATGGACGGCGCCTGGGCCCTGTACGAGGCGTGGACCAAGCTGCTGACCGGCGACGCCGACACCGCGCTCGTGTACAGCTACGGCAAGTCGTCGCCCGGATCCGTGCGTGACGTGCTGACCCGGCAGCTCGACCCGTACTACGTGGCCCCGCTGTGGCCCGACTCCGTCGCGCTCGCCGCCCTCCAGGCACAGGCGCTCATCGACGCGGGCGACACGGACGAGCCCGAGCTGGCGGCCGTCGCCGCCCGAAGCCGGGAAGACGCGTCGGCCAACCCCCACGCTCAGCTGCGCGGTGCGGTGGAGCAGGGGGAGTACGTCGTACGTCCCCTGCGCACCGGCGACTGCCCGCCCATCGGCGACGGCGCCGCCGCCGTGATCCTCGCGGCCGGGGACCGCGCCCGGGAACTGTGCGCACGGCCCGCCTGGATCCGAGGCATCGACCACCGCATCGAGGCGCACAGCCTGGGGGTCCGGGACCTGACCGACTCGCCCTCCACCCGCCTGGCCGCCGAGAAGGCCGGCGCCTTCGACAGGCCCGTCGACACGGCCGAGCTGCACGCGCCCTTCACCTCGCAGGAGGTCGTGCTGCGCAAGGCGCTCCGGCTGCGCGACGACGTGCGCGTGAACCCGTCCGGAGGCGCGCTCGCGGCCCATTCCGTCATGGCGGCCGGACTCGTCCGGATCGGCGAGGCCGCCGCCCGCGTCCACCGCGGCGAGTCCGACCGCGCCCTCGCTCACGCCACCTCCGGCCCGTGTCTGCAACAGAACCTGGTCGCCGTACTCGAAGGGGATCCGCGATGA
- a CDS encoding thiolase domain-containing protein codes for MSKEPVAVVGIGQTKHVAARRDVSIAGLVREAARRALDDAELTWADVDAVVIGKAPDFFEGVMMPELYLADALGAVGKPMLRVHTAGSVGGSTALVAAGLVAARVHGTVLTLAFEKQSESNAMWGLSLPIPFQQPLLAGAGGFFAPHVRAYMRRSGAPETVGSLVAFKDRRNALKNPYAHLHEHDVTLEKVQASPMLWDPIRYSETCPSSDGACAMILTDRAGAARAPRPPAWMHGGAMRSEPTLFAGKDAVSPQAGKDCAADVYRQAGIADPRREIDAVEMYVPFSWYEPMWLENLGFADEGEGWKLTESGVTELDGDLPVDMSGGVLSTNPIGASGMIRFAEAALQVRGQAGEHQVEGARRVLGHAYGGGSQFFSMWLVGSRPPDS; via the coding sequence ATGAGCAAGGAGCCCGTGGCCGTCGTAGGCATCGGCCAGACCAAGCACGTCGCGGCGCGCCGGGACGTGTCGATCGCGGGGCTGGTCCGGGAGGCCGCCCGGCGCGCCCTCGACGACGCCGAGCTGACGTGGGCGGACGTCGACGCCGTCGTCATCGGCAAGGCGCCCGACTTCTTCGAGGGCGTCATGATGCCGGAGCTCTACCTCGCCGACGCCCTGGGCGCCGTGGGCAAGCCGATGCTGCGGGTGCACACCGCGGGGTCCGTCGGCGGGTCCACCGCGCTGGTCGCCGCGGGTCTGGTCGCGGCCCGCGTCCACGGCACCGTGCTCACCCTCGCCTTCGAGAAGCAGTCCGAGTCGAACGCCATGTGGGGGCTGTCCCTGCCGATCCCCTTCCAGCAGCCCCTGCTCGCCGGGGCCGGCGGCTTCTTCGCCCCGCATGTGCGCGCGTACATGCGACGAAGCGGCGCGCCGGAGACGGTCGGTTCCCTCGTCGCGTTCAAGGACCGGCGCAACGCGCTGAAGAACCCCTACGCGCACCTCCACGAGCACGACGTCACCCTGGAGAAGGTCCAGGCCTCGCCCATGCTCTGGGATCCCATCCGCTACTCGGAGACCTGCCCCTCCTCCGACGGCGCCTGCGCGATGATCCTCACCGACCGCGCCGGAGCCGCCCGCGCGCCCCGGCCCCCGGCCTGGATGCACGGCGGGGCGATGCGCAGCGAACCCACCCTCTTCGCCGGCAAGGACGCCGTGTCGCCGCAGGCCGGCAAGGACTGCGCGGCCGATGTCTACCGGCAGGCCGGGATCGCCGACCCGCGCCGGGAGATCGACGCCGTCGAGATGTACGTACCGTTCTCCTGGTACGAGCCCATGTGGCTGGAGAACCTCGGCTTCGCCGACGAGGGCGAGGGCTGGAAACTCACCGAGTCCGGGGTGACCGAGCTCGACGGGGACCTGCCCGTCGACATGTCGGGCGGTGTCCTGTCGACCAATCCCATCGGCGCCTCCGGCATGATCCGCTTCGCCGAGGCGGCACTCCAGGTGCGCGGACAGGCCGGGGAACACCAGGTGGAAGGGGCGCGCAGGGTGCTCGGGCACGCCTACGGCGGCGGATCCCAGTTCTTCTCGATGTGGCTTGTGGGGTCGCGGCCACCCGACTCCTGA
- a CDS encoding DUF397 domain-containing protein has protein sequence MAETTIQQQPLMGWDKPELDLSNAEWHSSSRGLGDVQIAFVEGFIAMRNSGRAESPSLIFTPAEWGAFVSGAREGEFDLT, from the coding sequence GTGGCCGAGACCACCATCCAGCAGCAGCCGCTCATGGGCTGGGACAAGCCCGAGCTGGACCTCAGCAACGCCGAATGGCACTCCAGCAGCCGTGGCCTGGGGGATGTCCAGATCGCCTTTGTCGAGGGATTCATCGCGATGCGCAACAGCGGCCGCGCGGAGAGCCCTTCCCTGATCTTCACACCCGCGGAGTGGGGCGCGTTCGTATCGGGAGCGCGGGAAGGAGAGTTCGACCTCACCTGA
- a CDS encoding universal stress protein: MDTLPVIAAVDGSDDSLRALDWALDAARRHEATLRMVHVRQYAAWARPDVLIAGPPDADDDPVLDQVRRYLEGRCPGGRADRPETEYLALEGASAVLLPELGSTARLLVLGSRGRGGFASLLLGSNGMAAARDAECPVVVVPRPGREVHGETPHEPGPRVVVGLQVDSPDEATLAFAFTEAALRDARLQVVAAYAWPAQTWAAPGDLVPPTIDQAAVENETRTLAEGFLAPHRARHPEVRAEPYVAPGDAAGHLVAASKNADLVVVGRHRRRLLAPARMLGSVTHAVLLHAASPVAVVLPAPPEI, encoded by the coding sequence ATGGACACCCTGCCGGTGATCGCGGCGGTCGACGGTTCGGACGACAGCCTGCGCGCCCTGGACTGGGCACTCGACGCCGCCCGCCGACACGAGGCGACCCTGCGGATGGTCCATGTACGGCAGTACGCCGCGTGGGCACGGCCGGACGTCCTGATCGCCGGACCGCCCGACGCGGACGACGACCCGGTGCTCGACCAGGTGCGCAGGTATCTGGAGGGCAGGTGTCCGGGGGGCAGGGCCGACCGGCCGGAGACCGAGTACCTCGCCCTGGAGGGCGCCTCCGCCGTCCTGCTGCCCGAGCTGGGCTCCACGGCACGGCTGTTGGTGCTCGGGTCCCGGGGCCGCGGCGGCTTCGCCAGTCTGCTGCTCGGCTCCAACGGCATGGCCGCCGCGCGGGACGCCGAATGCCCCGTCGTCGTGGTGCCCCGCCCTGGACGCGAGGTGCACGGCGAGACGCCCCACGAACCAGGTCCGCGGGTGGTCGTCGGCCTCCAGGTCGACAGCCCCGACGAGGCCACCCTCGCGTTCGCCTTCACCGAGGCCGCGCTGCGCGACGCGCGCCTGCAGGTCGTGGCCGCCTATGCCTGGCCGGCGCAGACCTGGGCGGCCCCCGGCGACCTCGTCCCGCCGACGATCGACCAGGCCGCCGTCGAGAACGAGACCCGCACCCTCGCCGAGGGCTTCCTCGCCCCGCACCGGGCCCGGCACCCCGAGGTGCGGGCCGAGCCGTACGTGGCCCCGGGCGACGCGGCCGGACACCTCGTCGCCGCCTCGAAGAACGCCGACCTGGTCGTCGTGGGCCGCCACCGGCGGCGCCTGCTGGCACCCGCCCGCATGCTGGGCTCCGTCACCCACGCCGTCCTGCTGCACGCGGCGAGCCCGGTCGCCGTCGTCCTGCCGGCGCCCCCGGAGATCTGA
- a CDS encoding N-acetylmuramoyl-L-alanine amidase, which translates to MRGSVTAPRRTAGHKAVRRTAGALGSAALLLPLLGAAPSEAQSTTNPLRSAFALAAAEYQVPRSVLLGVSYLQSRWDTHAGAPSVTGGYGPMHLTDARAALAGAPAHHSDGLEDARGDGARPPLRPETKIPETEIPEDSALPARLRTLARAADLTGLSAERLRTDPASNVAGGAALLAAAQKDLGEPLSEDPADWYGAVARFSGADDSATAAAYADDVYDVLRTGEERTTDTGRRIALAAQPDLVPDTEQLERTGLRTLDPRGTECPRTVACEWIPAPYEEFGDGDYGNHDLGDRPTSQSIDYIVVHDTEGTWDTVLDLVRDPTYVSWNYSLRSTDGHIAQHVKAKDVAWHAGNWYVNAKSIGLEHEGFLAEPDAWYTEAMYRSSARLVTYLARKYDIPLDRQHILGHDNVPGPTTPIIADMHTDPGPYWDWRHYFELLGRPFEPSAGTRAGLVTIRPDYAENKPEYTGCVTQGTPCAPHGSSEVRLYSDHDENSPLIKDVGLGTAPTPGVNDVSSRVSTGQQYAVADRHGDWTAIWYLGQKAWFKNPKKYPTAVNARGRVVTPRAGLESVPVYGRAYPETAAYPPGVPAQAVSPLPYRLPAGQRYVVGDRLPGEYLYAVTFSPDSHKVVIGEDSYYEIQFGHRVAFVRAADVRVVPSAG; encoded by the coding sequence TTGCGAGGATCCGTCACCGCCCCCCGCAGGACCGCCGGACACAAGGCCGTCCGAAGAACGGCCGGCGCGCTGGGCTCCGCCGCGCTGCTCCTGCCGTTGCTCGGCGCGGCCCCCTCCGAGGCGCAGAGCACCACGAACCCTCTCCGGTCGGCCTTCGCCCTGGCGGCCGCCGAGTACCAGGTGCCGCGGAGCGTCCTCCTCGGCGTCTCCTACCTCCAGTCCCGCTGGGACACGCACGCCGGGGCGCCGAGTGTCACCGGCGGCTACGGCCCGATGCACCTCACCGACGCCCGCGCCGCCCTCGCCGGCGCCCCGGCACACCACAGCGACGGCCTTGAGGACGCACGGGGCGACGGCGCCCGCCCGCCGCTGCGTCCCGAGACCAAGATCCCGGAGACCGAGATCCCCGAGGACTCCGCGCTCCCGGCCCGGCTCAGGACCCTGGCGAGGGCGGCGGATCTGACAGGTCTCAGCGCCGAGCGGCTGCGGACCGACCCCGCCTCGAACGTTGCCGGCGGTGCCGCGCTCCTCGCCGCGGCCCAGAAGGATCTGGGCGAACCCCTGAGCGAGGATCCGGCGGACTGGTACGGGGCCGTGGCCCGGTTCTCCGGCGCGGACGACAGCGCGACGGCCGCCGCGTACGCCGACGACGTGTACGACGTACTGCGCACCGGCGAGGAGCGCACCACCGACACCGGCCGGCGGATCGCCCTGGCCGCCCAGCCCGACCTGGTTCCCGACACCGAGCAGCTCGAGCGGACGGGGCTGCGGACACTCGACCCGCGCGGCACGGAGTGCCCGAGGACGGTGGCCTGCGAGTGGATCCCCGCTCCCTACGAGGAGTTCGGCGACGGCGACTACGGCAACCACGACCTGGGCGACCGGCCGACCTCCCAGAGCATCGACTACATCGTCGTCCACGACACCGAGGGCACCTGGGACACGGTTCTCGACCTGGTGCGGGACCCGACCTATGTGTCGTGGAACTACTCGCTGCGGTCCACGGACGGTCACATCGCCCAGCACGTGAAGGCGAAGGATGTGGCCTGGCACGCGGGCAACTGGTACGTCAACGCCAAGTCGATCGGACTGGAGCACGAGGGCTTCCTGGCGGAGCCGGACGCCTGGTACACGGAGGCGATGTACCGCTCGTCGGCGCGACTGGTGACGTACCTGGCCAGGAAGTACGACATCCCGCTGGACCGGCAGCACATCCTGGGCCACGACAACGTGCCCGGCCCGACCACGCCGATCATCGCCGACATGCACACCGATCCGGGCCCGTACTGGGACTGGCGCCATTACTTCGAGCTGCTCGGGCGCCCCTTCGAGCCCAGTGCGGGCACGCGCGCCGGGCTGGTCACCATCCGCCCCGACTACGCGGAGAACAAGCCGGAGTACACGGGCTGCGTCACCCAGGGCACGCCCTGCGCGCCCCACGGTTCCAGCGAGGTCCGGCTGTACTCCGACCACGACGAGAACTCCCCGCTGATCAAGGACGTCGGTCTGGGCACAGCCCCCACGCCCGGGGTGAACGACGTGTCCTCACGTGTCTCCACCGGCCAGCAGTACGCGGTCGCCGACCGCCACGGGGACTGGACGGCGATCTGGTACCTGGGCCAGAAGGCCTGGTTCAAGAACCCGAAGAAGTACCCGACCGCGGTGAACGCGAGGGGTCGTGTGGTGACGCCGAGGGCCGGTCTGGAGAGTGTCCCGGTCTACGGCCGGGCCTACCCGGAGACCGCGGCCTATCCGCCGGGAGTGCCCGCCCAGGCGGTGTCGCCGCTGCCGTACCGGCTGCCGGCGGGGCAGCGGTACGTGGTCGGGGACAGGCTGCCGGGCGAGTACCTCTACGCGGTCACCTTCAGCCCCGACTCGCACAAGGTCGTGATCGGTGAGGACTCGTACTACGAGATCCAGTTCGGTCACCGGGTGGCGTTCGTGCGGGCCGCCGACGTACGGGTGGTGCCGTCGGCCGGGTAG
- a CDS encoding aminoglycoside phosphotransferase family protein, whose protein sequence is MYAASSSVSAPPRSLHPRPAGGGPYLDPARPTAPVLGAGRTRRVPGVGTQPLSGRLDLSGPQGAQLRTAIASVHRICPEFAPVQVLRRSGRSVLLVGTTGRSTAVAKCLLDHSPVWAERIRHEIAAYRSFVRHRPPVRVPRLIAADPDNCTLVIERMPGRVAALHRHPAEAPPRADIRAALGAVCRLNSWRPPTGTFDAPLDYATRINRYHELGLLTDRDLGDLQKLLHGIAATAGRQGMGQFCHGDALLSNILLSPAGPVLVDWEHAGWYLPGYDLATLWSVLGDAPVARRQISQLAQSAGPASRDAFLVNLMLVLTREIRTYEMAVQRSMHDTTPTAPGAHPGAAPSGEEQRLLLRRLHDDCQLARRAVRAAVGTR, encoded by the coding sequence ATGTACGCAGCATCGTCCTCCGTGTCCGCCCCACCCCGGTCGCTGCATCCCCGGCCTGCGGGTGGCGGCCCCTATCTCGACCCCGCACGTCCGACGGCCCCCGTACTCGGTGCGGGAAGGACGCGGCGCGTTCCGGGGGTCGGCACCCAACCGCTCAGCGGGAGACTCGACTTGTCCGGCCCCCAGGGCGCCCAGCTGCGCACGGCGATCGCGTCGGTGCACCGGATCTGCCCGGAGTTCGCCCCGGTGCAGGTGTTGCGCCGCAGCGGACGCTCCGTTCTCCTGGTCGGCACGACAGGACGCAGCACCGCCGTCGCCAAGTGTTTACTGGACCACTCCCCCGTGTGGGCCGAGCGGATCCGCCACGAGATAGCCGCATACCGCTCGTTCGTCCGGCACCGCCCCCCGGTGCGGGTGCCGAGGCTGATCGCCGCGGACCCGGACAACTGCACCCTCGTCATCGAACGGATGCCCGGACGAGTGGCGGCACTGCACCGGCATCCCGCCGAAGCCCCGCCCCGCGCGGACATCAGAGCAGCGCTCGGCGCGGTCTGTCGGCTCAACTCCTGGCGTCCGCCGACGGGCACCTTCGACGCCCCGCTCGACTACGCGACCCGGATCAACCGGTACCACGAGCTGGGGCTGCTCACCGACCGGGATCTGGGTGACCTGCAGAAACTGCTGCACGGCATCGCGGCGACCGCCGGCCGCCAGGGCATGGGCCAGTTCTGTCACGGCGACGCGCTCCTGTCCAACATCCTCCTGTCCCCGGCCGGTCCAGTGCTGGTGGACTGGGAGCACGCGGGCTGGTATCTGCCGGGGTACGACCTGGCCACGCTGTGGTCGGTGCTCGGGGACGCCCCGGTGGCCAGGCGGCAGATCAGCCAGCTGGCCCAGTCGGCGGGCCCGGCTTCGCGGGACGCGTTCCTGGTGAACCTGATGCTGGTACTGACCCGTGAGATCCGTACCTACGAGATGGCCGTGCAGCGTTCGATGCACGACACGACCCCGACGGCACCGGGAGCCCACCCGGGTGCCGCGCCGTCCGGCGAGGAACAGCGGCTGCTGCTGAGGCGGCTGCACGACGACTGCCAGCTGGCCCGCCGGGCCGTGCGCGCGGCGGTCGGTACTCGCTGA